DNA sequence from the Halococcus salifodinae DSM 8989 genome:
CTCCTGATGTGGGACGGCAGCGGCCGGTTCGAGCGGCAGTCCCGCGAGGAGTTCCAGAACGGCCTCGTGTCGTTCATGCAGGGCCACGACGTGGCGAGCCAGCTGACGGCGGTGAACAACGACGACGTGTACCGCGGAGCCGGAATATACCAGGGGCCGATCGTCAACCTCGCGTGGACCGAACGCGGCGCGTGGCAGCTGTACCCCGACGAGTTCGACCGGGACGAACAGCTGTTCGACCGCCAGCGCGTCGCGGACATCATCAACGGGGACGGCTGATCGTGACCGACGAGACTCCGTCGACCGTCCGGCGGACGGATTCGACCCCGGACGGCATCGCCGGATTGCCAGCGGTCGAGTACCACGAGTGGTCCGACGAGCGCCTGATCGACTGCTACCGGCGCAACAGCGTCCTCCTCCGTGAGTACGGCGCAGACGAGCGGACGATACGAACCCTCTGTGCCGTCGAGGAACACCTGCGTGCTCGTGATATCGATCCGGACCGGATCGTCGGGGAGGTGAAGGGATGAGTCCGGACCGAGAGACCGACGACGTCGACGTGGCTATCGTCGGCGGTGGTCCGACGGGCTGTTCGGCGGGCGTGTTCACCGCCCGATACGGTCTCGACACCGTGATCTTCGACCGCGGCCGCTCGTCGATCCACCGGTGTGCGTATCTGGAGAACTACCCCGGCTTCCCCGCCGGGATCGACATCGAGACGTTCACCGCGCTGCTCCACGACCACGCCACGACGGCCGGCTGCGAGATCGTCCCGGATCTCGTCGAATCGGTCGAGCGTCGTGACGACGCTGGGTTCGTGATCGAAACCCAGGAAGATCGCCGAGTTACTGCCGACCGGATCGTCGCCGCGACACGCTACGGTGGGGAGTATCTCCAGTCGCTCGGCGACGATGCAATGTTCGCGACCCACGAACACGACGGCGAGGCGTACGAGCGGTTCGATCGGTCCTACGCCGACGTCGATGGCCGGACGCCGATCGATGGCTGTTACGTCGCATCGCCGTCGGACGAAGCGGACCGCCAGGCCATCATCGCGGCCGGACGCGGCGCGCGCACCGGGCACGCCCTCATCGCGGACGTCCGCCGGGGTCGTGGCTATCCCGATCCCATCGCCAAGCAGTACGACTGGGTTCGCAAGGAGGACGAACTGACGGACGAGTGGCGTGACCGCGAGCGCTGGGCCGAGTGGTTCGACGACCGCCTGCCCGACGATCACGACTGCTCGACGGCCCGGTTGGACGAGCTGTGCGAGCGCGAGATCGATCGTCGTCTCGATCAGTACCTCAGCGACGAGGAGATCGCCACCCGGACCCGGCGTGGACAGTCCCGACTGCTCGAACACGTCGACGACGAGCGGGTTCTCGAACGGGCGCGCGAGATCGAGGCCGAGCGCCGGGCCGTCGAGACGGAGCACTGAACGACCGACCTCGACCGACGCGACAGGACTCATCACACATGACCGGACCAACGCTTCACACCATCCACACCACCCTCGACGCGCTGGCGGTCGATGGCGGCCGATACTGTGTCGTATGCGCTCGCACCGGCGAGCACCCGGTGCCGGTTGCCGGGCTACGGTTCGACGACCGAGCCACGGCGGCCCGGGCGGCCCGCGTCGCCCGGCGCTACCGCGCTCGGCTGCGACGGTACGATCCACGCGTCGCCGTCCACGACCTCATCGTTTGCGAGGACATCGCCGGAGTTCGTGGCCGGGCCGACCACGGAGGGGCCGAGTGGCACCGTCGGTTCTGGGCAGTCGCCGACCGCGAACTGGCTCGTCTCCGGGCGACCGCGGAGGGCGATCGATGACCGTCGAAACACACGTCGAGGCGGCGCTCGACCGCGTTCGTGACGAACGGGCCGTCGTGACGGAAAAGCAGACGGCCTACGGGCAGTTCGTCCGCGAGATCGAGCAGCTGTCGGTCGACACGCCATCCAGTACACAGGCCACTCGACAGACGACGGCCGGGTCGATCGCCACGATGCAGGCGGGCGGGGCGGGCGGAGTGGGTGGGTCGGACCGCTGTGAGGAGGTCAGAGAGGAGTTCGCCGCGACCGTCCGCCCGCACAGCACTGCGGACGTCGACGACGGCGAGACGCTGCTCGAAGCGATCGCCGCCGAGCTGTCCGAGCAGGTCGCGATGGCACTCGCGCCGCGAAACGCGACGGTGGGGTTCACCGCGGGCCTCAAGAACGGCGTGCTGTCCGAGATCACACAGCGACGGTCCGAACTGCGGGCGATGGCGGGGGCGCTCGATCGTGAAGCCGAATCGCTCGACGAGGCGAAGGGGGTTCTCGACGACGTGCTCGGGTGGATCGTCGAGGCCAACGAGACGCCGCTCACCGAGCTCGGTTTCGACGAGCTTCGGTCGCGCCACGATCGGCTTGCGGAGTTCCGGGATCGGTGTGATGGTCTCGCGCGCGACCGGCAGTCGGTGCTTCGTGCAACCACCACCGGCGACGGTGAAGCCGGTATTGCCCACCAGGAGCTCGTGGCGTGTCTCTACGACGCGTTTCCGGTGGCGTATCCGATTCTTTCGACCGTGGCTCGGGTCATCGAGGTCTGCGATCGGTGCCAGCAGGCGATCCGGACGCATCTCGTCCGGCGAGTGTAGCCCGCTCGGAAGGGGAATGTGGGGCTGACTCGGGGCGGGAGACGTCGAAGCGTGATCGTGACGGCCATACGCCGTGCCAGGGTTCCCGCAGCGATCCACGGCGAGTCCGTACTTTCTTATCGTCCGCCCGACCCGTATGGAACAGCAATGAGTCAGGCGACGCTTCCGGGTCGGTATCGCAACTCGAACCTCTTTTCGGGCTACTATCTCGACGAGCGTGTCTTCGGGCTGGACGAGTGGGACTGCGACGAGGAAGCCGAGCAGGCGTTCGAGGAGCTACAGGCGCTCTACGAGGCGGAGCAGGGCACGCTCGAAAGCTACGACGAGGACCCGCTCCGGCAACACTGGATCGACGAAGTGCTCTCGATTTTGGGGTACGAATCACTTCCGGAGACACCGATCCTCGACGCACGCGGATCGGTCGATCGGGCGCTGTACGACGCCGCCGACGACCGCCGTGCCGCCGCGGCGATGAAGAGCGACGGGGAGTACGCCGGGATCTATGGACAATCGCTGTCGGTGCTCGAAGCCAAGCAGTGGGACGCCGATTTCACCGCACGCTTCGGCGAGGCGCGGTCCTATCGGGACGCCTCCCACCAGATCAAATACTACCTCGAACACACGCCCGAGTCGGTCTCGTGGGGCATCCTGACGA
Encoded proteins:
- a CDS encoding NAD(P)/FAD-dependent oxidoreductase; the protein is MSPDRETDDVDVAIVGGGPTGCSAGVFTARYGLDTVIFDRGRSSIHRCAYLENYPGFPAGIDIETFTALLHDHATTAGCEIVPDLVESVERRDDAGFVIETQEDRRVTADRIVAATRYGGEYLQSLGDDAMFATHEHDGEAYERFDRSYADVDGRTPIDGCYVASPSDEADRQAIIAAGRGARTGHALIADVRRGRGYPDPIAKQYDWVRKEDELTDEWRDRERWAEWFDDRLPDDHDCSTARLDELCEREIDRRLDQYLSDEEIATRTRRGQSRLLEHVDDERVLERAREIEAERRAVETEH
- a CDS encoding DUF7552 domain-containing protein, with the translated sequence MTGPTLHTIHTTLDALAVDGGRYCVVCARTGEHPVPVAGLRFDDRATAARAARVARRYRARLRRYDPRVAVHDLIVCEDIAGVRGRADHGGAEWHRRFWAVADRELARLRATAEGDR
- a CDS encoding DUF7260 family protein — translated: MTVETHVEAALDRVRDERAVVTEKQTAYGQFVREIEQLSVDTPSSTQATRQTTAGSIATMQAGGAGGVGGSDRCEEVREEFAATVRPHSTADVDDGETLLEAIAAELSEQVAMALAPRNATVGFTAGLKNGVLSEITQRRSELRAMAGALDREAESLDEAKGVLDDVLGWIVEANETPLTELGFDELRSRHDRLAEFRDRCDGLARDRQSVLRATTTGDGEAGIAHQELVACLYDAFPVAYPILSTVARVIEVCDRCQQAIRTHLVRRV